A region from the Variovorax sp. RKNM96 genome encodes:
- a CDS encoding formyltransferase family protein — protein sequence MSKAKLVYILSLRNAAADKAGQHVAYKGEQRYMKSPLEYLAEALDNTPLGDAYSLEGIVYDDDAQSPRDQTALADYGFSWHPERKWIFPADLRAQGKLLRDMLHPVPSAYRRLPLNSAERVPGKSAFERALLDKLLTLQADLVLLDGLLVILDELVRPGAHFHRSMVNIHPGITRIESPYERRGAYATLDALHGAQGLKVANWTTMEKVSVPTVSKTGASLHYVDNGIDSGEVIFDALETDIAPDDTILELRWNNFNRSLFPAMHQGLALLAARTTRPARLRHAIGKCGDSTTSL from the coding sequence ATGTCCAAGGCAAAACTCGTCTACATCCTGTCCTTGAGAAACGCAGCCGCCGACAAGGCTGGCCAGCACGTCGCCTACAAGGGCGAGCAGCGCTACATGAAATCGCCGCTCGAGTACCTGGCAGAGGCGCTCGACAACACGCCGCTGGGTGACGCCTACTCGCTCGAAGGCATCGTCTACGACGACGATGCACAGTCCCCGCGCGACCAGACCGCCCTGGCGGACTACGGCTTCTCCTGGCATCCCGAACGGAAATGGATCTTTCCCGCCGACCTGCGGGCACAGGGCAAGCTGCTGCGCGACATGCTGCATCCGGTGCCCTCGGCCTACCGGCGGCTGCCCTTGAACTCGGCCGAACGCGTGCCGGGAAAGAGCGCCTTCGAACGCGCGCTGCTCGACAAACTGCTGACGCTGCAGGCCGACCTGGTGCTGCTCGATGGGCTCCTGGTCATCCTCGACGAACTGGTGCGGCCCGGCGCGCACTTCCACCGCAGCATGGTCAACATCCATCCCGGCATCACGCGCATCGAATCGCCGTACGAGCGCCGCGGCGCCTACGCGACGCTGGACGCACTGCATGGCGCCCAGGGCTTGAAGGTGGCGAACTGGACCACGATGGAGAAAGTCTCCGTGCCGACGGTCTCGAAGACGGGAGCGTCGCTGCACTACGTCGACAACGGCATCGACTCGGGCGAAGTCATCTTCGATGCGCTCGAAACCGACATCGCCCCCGACGACACGATCCTCGAATTGCGTTGGAACAACTTCAACCGAAGCCTCTTCCCGGCTATGCACCAAGGCTTGGCGCTGCTGGCCGCACGTACGACGAGGCCGGCTCGGTTGAGGCATGCCATAGGCAAATGTGGCGACAGCACAACGAGCCTGTGA
- a CDS encoding lysine N(6)-hydroxylase/L-ornithine N(5)-oxygenase family protein: MQHIHDLIGVGFGPSNIALAIALEEKRHGGKPLDALFLERQNSFAWHPHMLLDHAHMQISFLKDLATLRNPTSRFTFINYLHENGRLPDFINLKSFFPSRHEFNDYLGWAARQFEESCAYGEEVFEVLPEKQGGEVSLLRVRSRREDGRVQERIARNLVVSIGGTPNIPEGFRALRGDGRVFHSNSYLKDIARHDEAQRVAIIGAGQSAAEIFMDLQARPNAPHVDLVMRARSIRPADDSPFVNEVFNVDFTDYVFSRPSDERAALLDEVSQTNYAVADLDLIQQIFKVFYNQKVARGNRLRMLRQHDVSAVRAAADGIHLTLRDQDDGLESTVRYDAVVLATGYAREQHRDLLQPLEAYLGDFSVDRYYRLKTSPDFHPGIFLQGACEDSHGISDTLLSVTSVRTGEIGNALLAATPRMRHAVRSESQAVQI; encoded by the coding sequence ATGCAACACATCCATGACCTGATCGGCGTCGGATTCGGCCCGTCCAACATCGCGCTGGCCATTGCACTCGAGGAAAAGCGCCATGGTGGCAAGCCGCTGGATGCCCTGTTCCTCGAGCGGCAGAACAGCTTTGCCTGGCATCCCCACATGCTGCTGGACCACGCGCACATGCAGATTTCCTTCCTGAAGGACCTGGCGACGCTGCGCAACCCCACCAGCCGCTTCACCTTCATCAACTATCTGCACGAAAACGGCAGGCTGCCGGACTTCATCAACCTCAAGAGCTTCTTCCCCAGCCGCCACGAGTTCAATGACTACCTGGGCTGGGCCGCGCGCCAGTTCGAGGAATCGTGTGCCTACGGCGAAGAGGTGTTCGAAGTGCTGCCCGAGAAGCAGGGCGGCGAGGTCTCGCTGCTGCGGGTGCGTTCGCGCCGTGAAGACGGCCGCGTGCAGGAGCGGATCGCGCGCAACCTCGTCGTGAGCATCGGCGGCACGCCCAACATCCCCGAAGGTTTTCGCGCCTTGCGTGGCGACGGGCGCGTCTTCCACTCCAACAGCTACCTCAAGGACATCGCGCGCCACGATGAGGCCCAGCGCGTCGCGATCATCGGTGCTGGCCAGAGCGCGGCCGAAATCTTCATGGACCTGCAGGCGCGGCCGAATGCGCCGCACGTCGACCTGGTCATGCGTGCCCGCTCGATCCGTCCGGCCGACGACAGCCCCTTCGTCAATGAAGTCTTCAATGTGGACTTCACCGACTACGTGTTCAGCCGTCCGAGCGACGAGCGCGCAGCGCTGCTCGACGAGGTGTCCCAGACCAACTACGCCGTGGCCGATCTCGACCTGATCCAGCAGATCTTCAAGGTCTTCTACAACCAGAAGGTGGCGCGCGGCAATCGCCTGCGCATGCTGCGCCAACACGATGTGAGTGCAGTGCGTGCCGCGGCGGACGGCATCCACCTGACGCTGCGCGACCAGGACGACGGGCTCGAGAGCACGGTGCGCTACGACGCCGTCGTGCTGGCCACCGGCTATGCGCGCGAGCAGCACAGGGACCTGCTGCAACCGCTGGAGGCCTACCTCGGCGATTTCTCGGTCGATCGCTACTACCGCCTGAAGACCTCGCCGGATTTTCATCCGGGCATCTTCCTGCAAGGTGCCTGCGAGGACAGCCACGGCATCAGCGATACCTTGCTGTCGGTGACTTCGGTGCGCACCGGCGAGATCGGCAATGCGCTGCTTGCCGCCACACCCCGCATGCGCCATGCGGTGCGCAGCGAGTCCCAGGCCGTCCAGATATAG
- a CDS encoding efflux RND transporter periplasmic adaptor subunit — MRRIAYLLLVFLLISVATGYLWARRPAGEVESTAAWRASIESSVTAFGTLQPRRYVDVGAQVSGQILRLNVQPGDIIEKGQLLVEIDPSVQRATVDAGRASLAGLRAQLADQRAQHRLASQQHARQRQMAADGATREEDVQNAEAALASAAARIDNLEAQIAQTQATLKADEARLGYTRIYAPMAGTVVSVAAREGQTLNATYQTPDVLRIADLSSMTVWSEVSEADVGRVKAGMPVYFTTLGNSRRRWHGKVRQVLPAPPPPGVKTGASDSSTAAPAAPSKVVVYTALFDIDNADGELMPQMTAQVTFVESSAAEAVVVPAAALVPVPGADADRFTVRVLRTDGSVETRPLRVGVRNRVVAQALDGIQVGDRIVTGLADGKTAKP; from the coding sequence ATGCGCAGAATCGCCTATCTCCTTCTCGTTTTTCTCCTGATCTCGGTTGCGACCGGCTATCTCTGGGCGCGCCGTCCCGCGGGCGAGGTCGAGTCGACTGCGGCGTGGCGCGCGTCCATCGAATCGAGCGTCACGGCGTTCGGCACGTTGCAGCCGCGGCGTTATGTGGACGTCGGTGCCCAGGTCTCGGGGCAGATCCTGCGGCTCAACGTCCAGCCGGGCGACATCATCGAAAAAGGGCAGTTGCTGGTCGAGATCGATCCCAGCGTGCAGCGCGCCACGGTCGATGCCGGCCGCGCCTCGCTGGCTGGACTTCGTGCCCAGCTCGCCGACCAGCGCGCACAGCATCGCCTGGCGAGCCAGCAGCATGCGCGCCAGCGCCAGATGGCCGCCGACGGCGCCACCCGCGAGGAAGACGTCCAGAACGCAGAGGCCGCGCTCGCCTCGGCCGCCGCGCGCATCGACAACCTCGAGGCCCAGATCGCGCAGACGCAGGCCACCCTCAAGGCCGATGAGGCGCGCCTGGGCTACACGCGCATCTATGCACCGATGGCCGGCACGGTGGTCTCCGTGGCCGCGCGCGAGGGGCAGACGCTCAATGCCACCTACCAGACGCCCGACGTGCTGCGCATTGCCGACCTGTCCTCGATGACCGTGTGGTCCGAGGTGTCCGAGGCCGACGTGGGGCGCGTGAAGGCCGGCATGCCGGTCTACTTCACCACGCTGGGCAACAGCCGGCGCCGCTGGCACGGCAAGGTGCGCCAGGTTCTGCCCGCGCCACCCCCACCGGGCGTCAAGACCGGCGCCAGCGACAGCAGCACCGCGGCGCCCGCCGCGCCCAGCAAGGTCGTGGTCTACACCGCGCTGTTCGACATCGACAACGCCGACGGCGAGCTCATGCCGCAGATGACGGCCCAAGTCACGTTCGTGGAGTCGTCCGCCGCCGAAGCGGTGGTCGTGCCGGCGGCCGCACTGGTGCCGGTGCCCGGTGCCGATGCGGATCGCTTCACGGTGCGGGTGTTGCGTACCGACGGCAGTGTCGAGACGCGGCCGCTGCGCGTCGGCGTGCGCAACCGCGTCGTCGCGCAGGCGCTCGACGGTATCCAGGTGGGCGACCGCATCGTGACCGGCCTGGCCGACGGCAAGACCGCGAAGCCATGA
- a CDS encoding cyclic peptide export ABC transporter, translated as MTSNSGNAAEVARLLKPFAPWIVLSAITGICAGGATVALLRTINEVLNQQGGMAGGLLLTFVVLCAVALLGRMVSDVSTNFVGQRLVAQVRKSLAQKILSAPIDALERYRTHRLMPVLSQDVDMISDAAFVASSTLISLAVALGCLGYLAWLSLPLFGLLLVALVIGTAIQTITQTRGEAGFWKAREQEDQLHKAYRAISEGAKELRMHRDRRTRMFSGQVERIVDRIRVVNGRAINTFVMATAFSSALFFLLIALILGWASFRTTEPVVLSGFVLVLLFLKGPMDQIAGTLPSVGRAKVAFQRIADLSARFATPEPHLHLDRASEPATLADGIGMRGVRYAFEGAEGGESFVLGPIDLELRRGEMVFVVGDNGSGKTTLIKLLLGLYAPQQGEVLRDGIAVTPETRDDYRQLFTTVFSDFYLFEDLVAREKGESGESALPQAALPYLQRLEIAHKVSVKDGSFSTVDLSTGQRKRLALVHAYLEGRPVLVFDEWAADQDPTFRHLFYTELLPELRAKGHLLVVISHDDRYFHLADRVITMRAGRVAEDRSHAHLESLAA; from the coding sequence ATGACATCCAACAGCGGCAATGCCGCAGAAGTCGCGCGCCTGCTGAAGCCGTTCGCTCCCTGGATCGTGCTGTCCGCCATCACGGGCATCTGCGCGGGTGGTGCCACGGTGGCGCTCCTGCGCACGATCAACGAAGTCCTGAACCAGCAAGGGGGCATGGCCGGCGGACTGCTGCTGACCTTCGTCGTGCTCTGTGCCGTCGCGCTGCTGGGGCGCATGGTCTCCGATGTCTCCACCAACTTCGTTGGCCAGCGCCTGGTGGCCCAGGTGCGCAAGAGCCTCGCCCAGAAGATCCTGTCGGCGCCCATCGACGCGCTGGAGCGCTATCGCACCCACCGCCTGATGCCGGTGCTGTCGCAGGACGTGGACATGATCAGCGACGCCGCGTTCGTGGCGTCGTCCACGCTGATCTCGCTGGCCGTTGCGCTGGGCTGCCTGGGCTATCTGGCCTGGCTGTCGTTGCCGCTGTTCGGCCTGCTGCTCGTGGCGCTCGTGATCGGCACGGCGATCCAGACCATCACCCAGACCCGCGGCGAAGCCGGCTTCTGGAAAGCGCGCGAGCAGGAAGACCAGTTGCACAAGGCCTACCGCGCCATCAGCGAGGGCGCCAAGGAACTGCGCATGCACCGCGATCGCCGCACGCGCATGTTCAGCGGCCAGGTCGAGCGCATCGTGGACAGGATTCGCGTGGTCAACGGCCGCGCGATCAACACCTTCGTGATGGCCACTGCCTTCAGTTCGGCGCTGTTCTTCCTGCTGATCGCACTGATCCTGGGTTGGGCCTCGTTCCGCACCACGGAGCCCGTGGTGCTCAGCGGCTTCGTGCTGGTGCTGCTGTTCCTCAAGGGGCCGATGGACCAGATCGCAGGTACCCTGCCCAGCGTGGGCCGCGCCAAGGTCGCGTTCCAGCGCATCGCCGATCTCTCGGCGCGCTTCGCCACGCCGGAGCCTCATCTGCACCTGGACCGCGCCTCGGAGCCCGCGACGCTGGCCGATGGCATCGGCATGCGCGGCGTGCGCTACGCCTTCGAGGGGGCCGAGGGCGGCGAGTCCTTCGTGCTGGGGCCGATCGACCTGGAGCTTCGGCGCGGCGAAATGGTCTTCGTGGTGGGCGACAACGGCTCCGGCAAGACCACGTTGATCAAGCTGCTGCTGGGTCTCTACGCGCCACAGCAAGGCGAAGTGCTGCGCGACGGTATCGCCGTGACGCCCGAAACCCGCGACGACTACCGGCAGCTCTTCACCACGGTGTTCTCCGACTTCTACCTGTTCGAGGACCTGGTGGCGCGCGAGAAGGGCGAGTCGGGCGAGAGCGCGCTCCCGCAGGCGGCCCTCCCGTATCTGCAGCGCCTCGAGATCGCCCACAAGGTGAGCGTGAAGGACGGCTCCTTCAGCACCGTGGACCTGTCGACCGGCCAGCGCAAGCGTCTCGCGCTGGTGCATGCCTACCTCGAGGGCCGGCCGGTGCTGGTGTTCGACGAATGGGCTGCCGACCAGGACCCGACTTTCCGCCATCTTTTCTACACCGAGCTGCTGCCCGAACTGCGTGCCAAGGGGCACCTGCTGGTCGTGATCTCGCACGACGACCGCTACTTCCACCTGGCCGACCGCGTCATCACGATGCGCGCTGGGCGCGTGGCGGAAGACCGCAGCCACGCACACCTGGAAAGCCTCGCTGCATGA
- the fhuF gene encoding siderophore-iron reductase FhuF has protein sequence MIPLLAPIFRGELAPLGERLACADAVPADAVRVADLVASRARLLEVLQLQARFRHSTGDDLRAVASAWILDYLEALLPPVVAAASVLHHVFPVQAAQIWLRLDARGGPVSFHIRQLGAACPGTRTAERYAPLLQHHLAPLFSALSSLTRLAPKILWGNAARHLEPILGQALALTGGSEPIAQDMAYLLQSATWPHAAEGGAEAGERSNPLFGRQREIRLVHEGRHTSFRLHRQCCLYYLLPHETHCNACPLSPAYRKGGEEEEEDAGAFEGPPA, from the coding sequence GTGATCCCGCTGCTCGCGCCCATCTTCCGAGGCGAGCTGGCGCCGCTCGGTGAGCGACTCGCATGCGCGGACGCGGTTCCCGCGGATGCCGTGCGCGTCGCGGACCTCGTGGCGTCGCGGGCGCGGCTGCTCGAGGTGCTGCAACTGCAGGCCCGCTTCAGGCACAGCACGGGCGACGACCTGCGGGCGGTCGCCTCGGCCTGGATCCTGGACTACCTGGAAGCGCTGCTGCCGCCCGTGGTGGCAGCGGCCAGCGTGCTGCACCACGTGTTTCCGGTGCAGGCGGCCCAGATCTGGCTGCGTCTGGATGCCCGGGGCGGCCCCGTGAGTTTTCATATCAGGCAACTCGGCGCCGCCTGCCCCGGCACGCGCACGGCCGAGCGCTACGCGCCGCTGCTTCAGCATCACCTGGCGCCGTTGTTCTCGGCGCTTTCCAGCCTGACCCGACTCGCGCCGAAGATCCTCTGGGGCAACGCGGCGCGGCACCTGGAACCCATCCTCGGCCAGGCGCTGGCGCTCACGGGCGGCTCCGAGCCCATCGCGCAGGACATGGCGTACCTGCTGCAAAGCGCCACCTGGCCGCACGCGGCCGAAGGCGGAGCCGAAGCCGGGGAGCGCAGCAATCCCCTCTTTGGGCGCCAGCGCGAGATCCGCCTGGTCCACGAGGGGCGCCACACATCGTTCCGGCTGCACCGGCAGTGCTGCCTCTACTACCTGCTTCCCCACGAGACCCATTGCAATGCCTGCCCGCTCTCGCCGGCCTACCGCAAGGGCGGGGAAGAGGAAGAAGAGGACGCGGGCGCATTTGAAGGTCCGCCGGCCTGA